One genomic segment of Microthrixaceae bacterium includes these proteins:
- the hemG gene encoding protoporphyrinogen oxidase — translation MSSTRVRPDHVVVVGGGAAGLTAALRLTQAGSHVTVVEPGRLGGKIQTSMFAGRPVDETADNFLLRVPWAVALCHDLEIDGELVSPLARRAEIFLDGARRPMPEGHVLGVPVDLDALAASGILSPDGLARVARDLELPRLDTDPPSAPASPSGDVAVGPYLRGRLGDEVVDHLIDPLIGGINAGDTSRLSLAAVVPQIDAAARTRDPSLIRSCAAQVKAGTSTTSSPAASTPGTAPVFATPLGGMARLVDAVVGAMPSADLRVGVEVQALEPIGQTGVTGEVSGVGGAGGQWLAHLSDGSTLLADAVVLACPAFVAASLLADLAPGPARLLTDIDHSSITMVTLAFDADAIDPADGLPEGVSGCLIPRDQGTMVTAVSYGTAKWAQWRHPERDDIILRVSAGRMGDDRHRDLDDDDLLARVTADLDRVIGVRAAPTEVRVGRWDRAFPQYAPGHLSRVDAIEADLAAVSARHRAGLVLAGAALRGVGVPACIRSGELAAKALGATWPTRRALLH, via the coding sequence GTGAGTTCGACGCGGGTCCGACCTGACCATGTCGTGGTGGTAGGGGGTGGTGCAGCCGGGCTGACGGCCGCGTTGCGACTTACCCAGGCAGGGTCCCACGTGACGGTGGTGGAGCCCGGACGCCTGGGGGGAAAGATCCAGACCTCGATGTTCGCCGGTCGACCGGTGGACGAGACCGCCGACAACTTCCTGCTCCGGGTGCCCTGGGCTGTGGCCCTTTGCCACGACCTGGAGATAGACGGCGAACTGGTGTCTCCCCTGGCCCGCCGGGCGGAGATCTTCCTCGACGGGGCCCGGCGACCGATGCCCGAGGGGCACGTGCTGGGTGTGCCCGTCGACCTCGATGCCCTGGCAGCCAGCGGGATCCTCTCGCCCGACGGCCTGGCGAGGGTGGCTCGGGACCTCGAACTGCCGCGATTGGACACCGATCCTCCGTCGGCACCGGCATCGCCCTCGGGCGACGTGGCCGTCGGCCCCTACCTGCGTGGCCGCCTGGGCGACGAGGTGGTGGACCACCTCATCGACCCACTGATCGGAGGGATCAACGCCGGGGATACCTCGAGGCTGAGCCTGGCCGCCGTCGTCCCCCAGATCGACGCGGCCGCCCGAACAAGAGACCCGAGCCTCATCCGCTCTTGTGCCGCCCAGGTGAAGGCGGGAACGTCGACCACCTCATCACCGGCTGCGTCCACACCGGGTACGGCCCCGGTGTTCGCCACCCCCCTCGGTGGCATGGCCCGCCTGGTGGATGCCGTGGTGGGTGCCATGCCCTCCGCCGACCTGCGGGTGGGGGTTGAGGTCCAGGCCCTAGAACCGATTGGCCAAACCGGGGTGACCGGGGAGGTGAGTGGGGTTGGTGGGGCCGGAGGCCAGTGGCTGGCCCACCTCTCCGACGGGTCCACCCTTCTCGCCGATGCCGTGGTGTTGGCCTGTCCGGCCTTCGTCGCTGCATCCCTTCTGGCCGACCTCGCTCCCGGTCCGGCCCGGTTGCTGACCGACATCGATCACTCCTCGATAACGATGGTCACCCTGGCCTTCGACGCCGACGCCATCGACCCCGCCGACGGGCTACCCGAGGGGGTGAGCGGGTGCCTGATCCCCCGCGACCAGGGAACCATGGTGACGGCGGTGTCCTATGGAACCGCCAAGTGGGCGCAGTGGCGCCATCCTGAACGTGACGACATCATCTTGAGGGTCTCGGCGGGCCGGATGGGAGACGACCGCCACCGCGACCTAGATGATGACGACCTCCTGGCCCGCGTGACCGCCGATCTGGACCGCGTGATCGGGGTGAGGGCCGCCCCGACCGAGGTCCGAGTGGGGCGCTGGGATCGGGCCTTCCCCCAATACGCCCCTGGCCACCTGTCCCGCGTCGATGCCATCGAAGCCGACCTGGCCGCGGTGTCGGCCCGTCACCGGGCGGGCCTGGTCTTGGCCGGGGCCGCCCTTCGCGGCGTGGGTGTGCCCGCATGCATCCGCTCCGGAGAGCTCGCCGCCAAGGCCCTGGGCGCGACCTGGCCCACCCGACGCGCTCTTCTTCACTGA
- a CDS encoding sulfite exporter TauE/SafE family protein — protein sequence MALAIVLGLAIGLALGSLGGGGSILAVPVLAHLAGQSVAAATATSLVAVGVSAGVGSVSPARAGPVRWGAAMAFVATGVAGSWVGTEVNHRMDGDVLLLAFSGLVLVAAHRMLTACPSCTRVGEEEAVAADSDPKPLSTLGPSGRVVVTPTAAARVVLAGTAVGFMTGLFGVGGGFVIVPALTLALGLNMPQAIGTSLVVIVGNALVALGFRGIDAVDWAVALPFTATMVVGSLAGSLVAHRLPPRQSLTAFATLLVLVAVANAAAAAHAIWL from the coding sequence TTGGCGTTGGCCATCGTCTTGGGCTTGGCCATCGGCCTGGCCCTCGGTTCGCTGGGAGGAGGGGGTTCGATCTTGGCCGTCCCCGTCCTGGCCCATCTCGCCGGCCAGTCGGTAGCCGCCGCCACTGCCACCTCACTGGTTGCCGTAGGGGTGTCGGCCGGGGTTGGGTCAGTAAGCCCTGCCCGAGCCGGTCCGGTCCGGTGGGGAGCGGCTATGGCCTTCGTCGCCACCGGCGTCGCCGGTTCGTGGGTGGGCACCGAGGTGAACCACCGGATGGACGGGGACGTCCTACTGCTGGCCTTCTCCGGCCTGGTCTTGGTGGCCGCCCACCGGATGCTCACCGCCTGCCCGTCTTGTACCCGGGTGGGCGAGGAAGAGGCCGTCGCTGCCGACTCGGACCCGAAACCCCTCAGCACTCTCGGGCCCTCGGGACGGGTCGTCGTCACCCCCACCGCCGCGGCGAGGGTGGTGTTGGCCGGTACTGCTGTTGGATTCATGACCGGTCTGTTCGGTGTGGGAGGAGGGTTCGTGATCGTGCCTGCCCTCACCTTGGCGTTAGGTCTGAACATGCCTCAAGCGATCGGCACCTCGCTGGTGGTGATCGTGGGCAACGCCTTGGTGGCACTGGGTTTCAGGGGGATCGACGCCGTGGATTGGGCGGTGGCCCTGCCCTTCACCGCCACGATGGTGGTGGGAAGCCTGGCCGGTTCGTTGGTCGCCCACCGGCTTCCACCAAGGCAGTCGCTCACTGCGTTCGCCACTTTGCTGGTCCTGGTGGCGGTGGCCAACGCGGCGGCTGCCGCCCATGCCATCTGGCTCTGA
- a CDS encoding D-tyrosyl-tRNA(Tyr) deacylase codes for MRALVQRVTRASVEVDAQVVGAIGAGLCVLVGVTHSDGPAEAVEMARKLWHLRVFPDAEGRMDRPVAEVGGEILVISQFTLYGNTARGRRPSWVAAAGPDQAEPLIERLVAELRALGATVATGRFRADMAVELVNDGPVTLMVEVGRPDV; via the coding sequence GTGAGGGCGCTGGTGCAGCGGGTGACGCGGGCCTCCGTCGAGGTCGACGCTCAGGTCGTGGGGGCCATCGGGGCGGGCTTGTGCGTCCTGGTCGGGGTCACCCATTCCGACGGTCCGGCCGAGGCGGTCGAGATGGCCCGCAAGCTCTGGCACCTGCGGGTGTTCCCCGACGCCGAAGGCAGGATGGATCGCCCGGTGGCCGAGGTCGGCGGAGAGATCCTGGTGATCAGCCAGTTCACGCTGTACGGCAACACCGCCCGAGGTCGTCGACCGTCTTGGGTGGCGGCCGCCGGCCCCGATCAGGCGGAGCCGCTGATCGAGCGGCTCGTGGCTGAGCTTCGGGCATTGGGCGCCACCGTCGCCACCGGCCGGTTCCGGGCCGACATGGCGGTCGAGTTGGTCAACGACGGTCCGGTGACGCTGATGGTCGAGGTCGGTCGCCCCGACGTGTGA
- the hemE gene encoding uroporphyrinogen decarboxylase translates to MATSDHSTISLAAMVSADSPFLRACRGEPHDRVPVWFMRQAGRSLPEYRAIRGTGSITEAIRNPDLATEITLQPVHRYGTDAAILYSDIVTPLEAIGFGVEVRPGVGPVVERPFRSEADLDRIVDLDAQAHTPFVLDTVRNLVSELGDVPLIGFAGAPFTVASYAIEGGPSRTYAKTKALMYGHPELFAALLDRLADLALASLRSQVAAGASAIQLFDSWAGALCPSDYRRYVLPASQKVLGGIADTGVPRVHFGVGTGELLGLMHEAGADVVGVDWRVDLDDARARLGDEVALQGNLDPTTILAGADVAVERTRDVLRRADGHRGHIFNLGHGVFPESDPDVLKRVIDTVHAEGRVR, encoded by the coding sequence ATGGCTACATCCGATCACAGCACCATTAGCCTCGCCGCGATGGTCAGCGCCGACTCACCGTTCCTCCGTGCCTGTCGGGGTGAACCTCACGACCGGGTGCCAGTGTGGTTCATGCGCCAGGCCGGCCGATCGCTGCCCGAGTACCGGGCGATCCGGGGCACCGGCTCCATCACCGAGGCGATCCGCAACCCCGACCTGGCCACCGAGATCACTCTCCAGCCGGTGCACCGCTACGGCACCGATGCCGCGATCTTGTACTCCGACATCGTCACCCCGCTGGAGGCGATCGGCTTCGGGGTCGAGGTGCGTCCCGGCGTGGGACCGGTCGTGGAACGCCCGTTCCGAAGCGAGGCCGATCTGGACCGCATCGTCGATCTCGACGCCCAGGCCCACACTCCCTTCGTGCTCGATACCGTCCGCAACCTGGTGTCGGAGTTGGGTGACGTCCCGCTCATCGGGTTCGCCGGGGCCCCGTTCACGGTGGCCTCCTATGCCATCGAGGGTGGACCGAGCCGCACCTACGCCAAGACCAAGGCTCTCATGTACGGCCATCCCGAGTTGTTCGCCGCGCTACTCGACCGGCTCGCCGACCTGGCCCTGGCATCACTGCGCAGCCAGGTTGCGGCTGGGGCTTCGGCCATCCAACTGTTCGACTCCTGGGCTGGGGCCCTGTGCCCCAGCGACTATCGGCGTTACGTCCTGCCGGCGTCGCAGAAGGTCCTAGGTGGCATCGCCGACACCGGGGTGCCGCGGGTTCACTTCGGGGTGGGCACCGGTGAACTGCTGGGGCTCATGCACGAGGCCGGCGCCGACGTGGTGGGGGTCGACTGGCGGGTGGACCTCGACGACGCCCGGGCCCGTCTGGGAGATGAGGTGGCCCTCCAGGGCAACCTCGATCCGACCACGATCCTGGCCGGTGCCGATGTGGCGGTGGAGCGGACCCGCGACGTGCTGCGACGAGCCGACGGACACCGCGGACACATCTTCAACCTGGGCCACGGTGTGTTTCCCGAGTCGGACCCTGACGTGTTGAAGCGGGTGATCGACACCGTTCACGCCGAGGGTCGGGTGCGGTGA
- the hemH gene encoding ferrochelatase gives MAYGTPARTSDIEAYYTHIRRGRPPSPEQLADLTRRYDALGGTSTLAARTADQVAAVARELDRLEPQRFEVRLGQKHASPFIEDAVSTLAAEGVGHVVGLVLAPHYSGASVGEYQNRAAAAAAQVDIGHSQVLRWYDEPTYQEFLATAVVDALTDMGPSTQVVFTAHSLPERVLEGDSYPGELAASAAAAARLAGLDASRWSLAWQSAGATPEPWRGPDILAVIDELARSGGTDGILVCPQGFVADHLEVAYDLDIEAAARASEAGLAFGRTRTLNDDPRVMAALARRVQTAANSPVAGQNAGQSADPGSDPGAGTDPHQPGTDASPT, from the coding sequence ATGGCCTACGGCACCCCGGCCCGCACCAGCGACATCGAGGCTTACTACACCCACATCCGGCGTGGTCGACCCCCGTCACCCGAGCAGCTCGCCGACCTCACCCGCCGCTACGACGCTCTGGGGGGAACATCCACACTGGCCGCACGCACGGCCGACCAGGTGGCGGCCGTGGCCCGGGAGTTGGACCGCCTCGAGCCGCAACGGTTCGAGGTCAGGCTGGGCCAGAAGCATGCCAGTCCGTTCATCGAGGACGCCGTATCGACGTTGGCCGCTGAAGGCGTCGGCCATGTGGTGGGCCTGGTCCTGGCCCCGCACTACTCGGGAGCCAGCGTCGGCGAGTACCAGAATCGGGCCGCCGCGGCCGCCGCCCAGGTCGACATCGGGCATTCGCAGGTGTTGCGCTGGTATGACGAGCCCACCTACCAGGAGTTCCTGGCCACCGCCGTCGTCGATGCCCTCACCGACATGGGTCCATCCACCCAAGTCGTCTTCACCGCCCACTCGCTGCCCGAGCGGGTGCTGGAAGGAGACTCCTACCCCGGCGAGCTGGCGGCGTCGGCAGCGGCTGCGGCCCGGCTCGCCGGCCTGGACGCCTCCCGCTGGTCGCTGGCCTGGCAGAGCGCCGGAGCAACCCCCGAACCGTGGCGGGGCCCCGACATCTTGGCGGTGATCGACGAGCTGGCACGGTCCGGTGGAACCGATGGAATCCTGGTGTGCCCGCAGGGGTTCGTGGCCGACCACCTCGAGGTGGCCTACGACCTCGACATCGAAGCCGCTGCTAGAGCCTCCGAGGCCGGGCTGGCCTTTGGCCGGACAAGGACCCTCAACGACGACCCCAGAGTCATGGCGGCCCTGGCCCGCCGGGTCCAGACCGCCGCCAACTCACCCGTGGCTGGTCAGAACGCTGGTCAGAGCGCTGATCCTGGCTCGGATCCCGGCGCGGGCACCGACCCGCACCAGCCCGGAACTGATGCGAGTCCGACGTGA
- a CDS encoding metal-sensitive transcriptional regulator — protein MRFPDEVSDDVLNRLRRAEGQVRGVQRLLEEGADCKDVITQLTAAQAALHRAGLRLMSAGMRHCLTDPDGAAADGMTTEAMEELFLKLR, from the coding sequence ATGCGGTTCCCAGACGAAGTGTCCGACGATGTACTCAACCGGCTCCGCCGGGCCGAGGGCCAGGTCCGCGGGGTGCAGCGCCTGCTCGAAGAAGGAGCCGACTGCAAAGACGTGATCACCCAGCTCACCGCAGCCCAGGCCGCCTTGCACCGCGCCGGCCTGCGCCTCATGTCGGCGGGAATGCGCCACTGCCTCACCGACCCCGACGGGGCCGCCGCCGATGGCATGACCACCGAGGCCATGGAAGAGCTGTTCCTCAAGCTCCGCTGA
- the lnt gene encoding apolipoprotein N-acyltransferase, protein MSHTSEQDPPIPTATDLGAEGSDASSRGPMAEVRSLAARPMVRAVGVGVLVALSLPPWGWWPLAFAGLALADRLLAGAGARQRLGRGFVAGLALFTPTISWISQLTFPGYIIATLAYALFLGLFCLAVPPGAGRRPAIVGAWVLCEAFRSAWPFGGVPLSLLAVGQVGGPLATIARVGGVLLIGVATVAVGLALSALVSRDWRAAGGAGAAVAVLMVIAVVAPQGEPTGQTMDVAYVQGGGPQGTRAINTDERKVFERHLEASAQVPPGLDLVLWPEDVVDTDGPVQDAPEGAELEQLAADLDSTLVVGTVEGVSDTEFRNSSQVVTSDGEWIDRYVKVQRVPFGEFVPFRSWIEKVAPDTLASRDATVSTDSGLLTTPNAPLATVISWEVFFGHRARSGVQAGGQLLYNPTNGATYTGTLVQTQQVASTRLRAIETGRWAVQVSPTGFSAFVSPSGEVFQRSSQVLARVEVRHDIPLRTGNTLYVRWGDLPTRVLAVALVAVGWVLHFTRRGDRPRPSASPDRR, encoded by the coding sequence ATGTCTCACACCTCTGAGCAGGATCCACCGATCCCGACCGCTACTGATCTCGGCGCCGAAGGCAGCGACGCCTCCAGCCGTGGTCCGATGGCTGAGGTCAGGAGCCTGGCGGCCCGACCGATGGTTCGAGCCGTCGGGGTCGGAGTTCTGGTGGCCCTGAGCCTGCCGCCGTGGGGATGGTGGCCGTTGGCCTTCGCCGGGTTGGCACTGGCCGACCGGCTCCTGGCCGGCGCCGGGGCCCGGCAGCGGCTGGGTCGAGGCTTTGTGGCCGGACTGGCGCTCTTCACACCCACCATCTCCTGGATCAGCCAGCTCACCTTTCCCGGATACATCATCGCCACCCTGGCCTACGCCCTGTTCCTCGGCCTGTTCTGTCTGGCGGTGCCCCCCGGTGCCGGTCGCCGACCGGCCATCGTGGGCGCGTGGGTGCTGTGCGAGGCGTTCCGGAGTGCATGGCCCTTCGGTGGCGTGCCGCTGTCGCTCCTGGCGGTGGGGCAGGTCGGCGGTCCGCTGGCGACAATCGCCCGGGTCGGCGGTGTCCTACTGATCGGGGTGGCCACCGTGGCCGTGGGCCTGGCCCTGTCTGCTCTCGTGTCCCGGGACTGGCGGGCCGCGGGCGGAGCCGGCGCCGCCGTGGCGGTCCTGATGGTGATTGCGGTGGTGGCGCCCCAGGGGGAGCCGACGGGCCAGACGATGGATGTGGCCTACGTGCAAGGAGGTGGACCGCAAGGCACCCGGGCCATCAACACCGACGAGCGCAAGGTGTTCGAACGCCACCTGGAGGCCAGCGCCCAGGTCCCTCCCGGACTCGACCTGGTCCTGTGGCCCGAGGACGTGGTCGACACCGACGGCCCGGTACAAGATGCTCCCGAAGGGGCGGAACTGGAGCAGTTGGCGGCCGATCTGGACTCCACCTTGGTAGTCGGCACCGTGGAGGGCGTTAGTGACACCGAGTTCCGAAACTCCTCCCAGGTCGTCACCAGCGATGGCGAGTGGATAGACCGGTACGTGAAGGTGCAGCGGGTACCGTTCGGCGAATTCGTGCCCTTCCGGTCCTGGATAGAGAAGGTGGCCCCAGACACACTGGCGTCCCGGGATGCCACCGTGTCCACCGATTCGGGTCTACTCACCACTCCAAACGCCCCGCTGGCCACGGTCATCTCCTGGGAGGTCTTCTTCGGGCACCGCGCCCGATCGGGCGTGCAGGCCGGCGGCCAGCTCCTCTACAACCCCACCAACGGCGCCACCTACACCGGGACCTTGGTGCAGACCCAGCAGGTGGCGTCCACCCGGTTGCGGGCCATCGAGACCGGGCGGTGGGCGGTACAGGTCTCGCCGACCGGTTTCAGTGCCTTCGTCAGCCCGTCGGGGGAGGTGTTCCAACGCAGCAGCCAGGTGCTAGCCCGCGTCGAGGTACGCCACGACATCCCGCTTCGGACCGGGAACACGCTGTACGTGCGGTGGGGGGACCTTCCGACCCGGGTCCTAGCGGTGGCCCTGGTGGCGGTTGGCTGGGTCCTGCACTTCACACGTCGGGGCGACCGACCTCGACCATCAGCGTCACCGGACCGTCGTTGA
- a CDS encoding glycosyltransferase family 4 protein has protein sequence MASADSPLRIALLAYRGKPHCGGQGVYVRHLSKALADLGHHVEVLGGQPYPELDDRVPLVKLPSLDIYNEHFPMRMPGLWEIKDWKDLLEVSTFSFGTFPEPLAFTMRAWDHLKHRKDEFDLVHDNQSLGFGLLAIERMGLPVIATIHHPITVDRRLEIEHAQGLYKKLTLRRWYAFTDMQTEVARRLQRVITVSENSFSDIVTDHKVDPHRMHIVPVGVDPELFVPKPEIKRRAGMLITTASADVAMKGLRYLLEAVAKLRTERPEVTLTVIGRPKEGGESARTIAAMGLEDAVTFVSGVSDERIVELYAEAEVAVVPSLYEGFSLPAIEAMSTGIPLVATTGGAIPEVVGTDGDTAFSVTPGDSGALAHKIGYVLDHPRVAARVGAAGRQRVIDLWSWRHTAERTVEQYRARLDTLS, from the coding sequence ATGGCTTCCGCTGATTCCCCGCTGCGCATCGCTCTCCTCGCCTACCGCGGCAAGCCGCACTGCGGTGGCCAGGGCGTCTACGTGCGCCACCTGTCCAAGGCCCTGGCCGACCTCGGCCACCACGTCGAAGTCCTGGGCGGTCAGCCCTACCCCGAGCTCGATGACCGCGTGCCGTTGGTGAAGCTGCCCAGCCTCGACATCTACAACGAGCACTTCCCCATGCGCATGCCGGGGCTGTGGGAGATCAAGGACTGGAAGGACCTGCTCGAGGTCTCAACCTTCTCGTTCGGGACGTTTCCCGAACCGCTGGCCTTCACCATGCGGGCCTGGGACCACCTCAAGCACCGCAAGGACGAATTCGACCTGGTGCACGACAACCAGTCCCTGGGCTTCGGCCTGTTGGCCATCGAGCGCATGGGCCTGCCCGTCATCGCCACCATCCACCACCCCATCACGGTGGATCGCCGACTCGAGATCGAGCACGCCCAAGGCCTCTACAAGAAGCTCACGTTGCGACGTTGGTACGCCTTCACCGACATGCAGACCGAGGTGGCCCGCCGACTTCAGCGGGTGATCACCGTGTCGGAGAACTCCTTCAGCGACATCGTCACCGACCACAAGGTCGACCCCCACCGCATGCACATCGTGCCCGTGGGCGTCGACCCCGAGCTGTTCGTGCCCAAGCCCGAGATCAAGCGCCGCGCGGGCATGCTGATCACCACCGCCAGCGCCGATGTGGCCATGAAAGGCCTGCGCTACCTGCTCGAAGCGGTGGCCAAACTGCGCACCGAACGACCCGAGGTCACCCTCACCGTGATCGGCCGCCCCAAGGAAGGTGGCGAGTCGGCCCGCACCATCGCGGCGATGGGCCTCGAGGATGCCGTCACCTTCGTGTCGGGCGTGTCCGACGAACGCATCGTGGAGCTCTACGCCGAAGCCGAGGTGGCCGTGGTGCCATCTCTGTACGAAGGCTTCTCGCTACCGGCCATCGAAGCCATGTCCACCGGCATCCCCCTGGTGGCCACCACCGGCGGGGCCATCCCCGAGGTCGTAGGCACCGACGGCGACACCGCCTTCAGCGTGACCCCCGGAGACAGCGGGGCCCTGGCCCACAAGATCGGCTACGTGCTCGACCACCCCCGCGTCGCAGCCCGCGTCGGAGCGGCTGGCCGCCAACGGGTCATCGACCTGTGGAGCTGGCGCCACACCGCCGAGCGAACCGTCGAGCAGTACCGGGCCCGCCTCGACACTCTGAGCTGA
- a CDS encoding MBL fold metallo-hydrolase produces MVIRQLYLGCLSQASYLVGDRATGRAIAIDPRRDVDEILDAATAEGLTIEWVVETHFHADFLSGHLELAAATGATIAVGSKGTTEFASRPLQDGETISLGTVEVEVWHTPGHTPESISLVVRPAPGEAPVAVLTGDTLFIGDVGRPDLLASVGVTAAELGASLYDSLGRLMGLPDSVYVLPAHGAGSACGKALSNETISTIGIQRQTNYALQPMSRDRFIDLVTEGQPTAPGYFGYDASLNRQDRALLDEHEPPTRLDLAAVDAAVANGAVLVDTRTSDDFAAAHLAGSVSVSLDGRFSEQVGSVVPVGSPIVLVGDEGTSLEAKVRLARIGFDSVVGRLAEPETVLTDHPERASRLSRLTATELATRRTELGAILQFIDVRNPGEVAAAPVEGAINVPLAKLRAEMATLDRDRPVVLVCAGGARSLIANSLLLASGFSDVSDLLGGANALGVAAPCALPASGQAV; encoded by the coding sequence CTGGTGATCCGCCAGCTCTACCTCGGCTGCCTGTCCCAGGCTTCCTACCTGGTCGGAGACCGCGCCACGGGCCGGGCCATCGCCATAGACCCCCGGCGGGACGTGGACGAGATCCTCGATGCCGCCACCGCTGAGGGGCTCACCATCGAATGGGTGGTCGAGACCCACTTCCACGCCGACTTCCTCTCCGGCCACCTGGAACTGGCGGCGGCCACCGGGGCCACCATCGCGGTGGGCTCGAAGGGCACCACCGAGTTCGCCTCCCGGCCGCTCCAAGACGGTGAGACCATCTCGCTCGGCACCGTCGAGGTGGAGGTTTGGCACACACCGGGCCACACCCCCGAGTCGATCTCCCTGGTGGTCCGGCCTGCACCGGGCGAAGCCCCCGTCGCCGTTCTCACCGGTGACACACTGTTCATCGGGGATGTCGGCCGGCCCGACCTGTTGGCATCGGTCGGCGTCACGGCCGCCGAACTGGGCGCCAGCCTCTACGACTCGCTGGGCCGTCTGATGGGGCTACCCGACTCGGTCTACGTCCTACCCGCTCACGGCGCGGGCTCGGCCTGTGGCAAGGCGCTGTCCAACGAGACCATCTCCACCATCGGGATCCAGCGCCAGACCAACTACGCACTCCAACCCATGTCTCGGGATCGGTTCATCGACCTGGTCACCGAAGGTCAACCCACCGCGCCCGGCTACTTCGGATACGACGCATCTCTGAACCGTCAGGACCGTGCCCTGCTGGACGAGCACGAGCCCCCGACCCGCCTGGACCTGGCCGCCGTCGACGCCGCGGTGGCCAATGGCGCGGTGCTGGTGGACACCCGCACCAGCGACGACTTCGCGGCCGCCCACCTGGCCGGATCGGTGAGCGTGAGCCTCGATGGTCGCTTCTCCGAACAGGTCGGGAGCGTGGTCCCGGTCGGGTCGCCGATCGTGTTGGTCGGAGACGAGGGGACCTCGCTGGAGGCCAAGGTGCGTCTGGCCCGCATCGGCTTCGACTCGGTGGTGGGGCGTCTGGCTGAACCCGAGACCGTCCTCACCGATCACCCGGAGCGGGCGTCCCGCCTGTCCCGGCTCACCGCCACCGAACTCGCGACGCGCCGGACCGAGCTGGGGGCCATTCTCCAGTTCATCGACGTCCGCAACCCCGGTGAGGTCGCCGCCGCCCCGGTGGAGGGTGCAATCAACGTGCCGCTGGCCAAGCTGCGCGCTGAGATGGCCACGCTGGATCGGGACCGGCCCGTGGTGTTGGTTTGCGCCGGCGGGGCCCGTTCACTGATCGCCAACAGTCTGTTGCTGGCCAGCGGGTTCAGCGATGTGTCCGACCTACTGGGCGGTGCGAACGCCCTGGGTGTGGCCGCTCCTTGTGCCCTCCCGGCATCGGGCCAGGCGGTCTGA